TGTGAAGATATTGTTGGCCTTAGATTCAGTCCTGTTTTGTACCCAAGGGTAAGCCTGCACAACAaggacttattattattattattattacagcatTACATTTCTATTTAAAGGCCTATAATTATTTTTACTCATTCATATTATTTAAATGTCCTTGAGCTCTATTTGTACATGTTAGTAAAAGGAAGTGGTAGAATTTCTTGCTAATTCTAGAGAAAGAGAGCTCTGGCCAAATATCTAATGCAGAAAATAGTcttattttaatagaacataTTAATTGTCTTGTGATGGAATTgtaataaacacattaataaaataaaaaaaatattttactgtGATTTGATTACATGATCTCAGTTGGGACAGGACAAGAAATAACAGCTGAAAAATTCTTACTTCACAGGGGTCTCAGTTAATAGTGAGCTACGATGAGCATGAGGTTAACAACACCTTCAAGTTTGGTGTCATTTACCAGAAGTTTGGTCAGGTGGGTGGGAATAAAGCATTCCATTTAGGATCCCACACACAATGTAAATACAGGAATTCATATTTGAGGAAATACAAAAGGTGTTCATCATTATGTAattctgttattaatgttatactTATTTTTATACTTCAAATTTCtgcagacttcagaagaggagCTGTTTGGGAATAGCGAAGAGACTCCAGCCTTCACAGAATTCCTCCAGGTGCTGGGAGACTGTGTAGAGCTTCAGAATTTTAAGGGGTGCGTTAAACGAGTTACATTTTAAACTCAAAAACTCCACTGTGATAAATGTTCAAAAAATAGAGAAGCAAGAGCTTTGCATTACTCTACTACATATGGTGTCACTGTAAAGCATCTAGTGTCTATTTGCAGCACATactacatacacatacattcaTTGTAattcattttggaccatttcttgGTTCATTCTTCATTAAATGTTCACAGAGTATAAACAACAGATGCTGTTTTCAAATGTTTCAGAATCAGACATGTGAAAAGTAATTGCCCCCTTAGCTACTAAATCAACCAGTTAGCCAATGTCCATTGACAAGTGGAGTGGCCAACTTACCAGAACTTCAGCAAGAGTGCATTGAGCAAATCAACGATCAGTCGACAATCGACCATTAGTTGGACCATTTTCTGAAACATTTAAATTGGGAAGGGGCAGATACTTTTTACTGCACTGTATATTGCTCTAAATAATATGGCAAGACAAATTCCAGGTACGCACTGGTAGAAGAAAATGTTTCAGAAAATGTAtcacctggtcacttcacgtGACTGGTATCTGAATCGCATCCTGATAaaattttagccacatgcatttacactaggTAGTCAGACTGACATACGATTGCAATGTGGGACAGAATCTGCAAATTCGCTTGTTTGGTGGCAAATATTACTCGTATTTCGATTGTACTGGGAGGCTTTTGGTTTTGATTTATATCTGTTTTAATTGCGCCttggctgtgtttacatttttatgtgTCTTGACCTTCTCCAGATATACTCCTGATACTCAAGGcggatgaagtgaccaggtgtaaacaggttcTCTGATTGTAATGAATAAGCCAAACCTTTGCTGAgtgctctttctcttcctctgctAGGTTCCGAGGTGGTCTAGATGTGTGCCATGGACAGACAGGCTCTCAGtcagtttacactgtttttagaGAACAGGAGCTGATGTTCCATGTCTCTACCAAGCTGCCCTACACAGAAGGAGACACACAACAGGTACAGATTTAGCATGGAAGGTAGCATGCAGCGAGCTTGGGGATCACACCTACAGGTCTAGCCATCTGCTACTACTCGCCACACTCATTTACCAGAACACTCATGCTACACTGCGCTTGCCTTAACTGCAGAGTGAGCTGTTAGGCTTGTTAATACAGAGATGCTTCTTTAAGGTAAATCATCTGTGATGACCTGTGACTAAATTGTATTCCTCACACATAGCTTCAAAGGAAGAGACACATAGGAAATGACATCGTGGCAGCAGTTTTCCAGGAGGAGGCCACGCCATTTGTGCCCGACATGATTGCCTCAAATTTCCTTCATGCCTATATCCTGGTCCAAGTGGAGAATCCTGGTACAGAAAACACCACATACAAGGTAGGAAACTGCTTTACATCAGGGCTCATTAAAATAAGGATATATAGGCTATTAAACGGAACTGACGTACTGTAGCTAATGTAGCCACTTTCATACCCATACCGAATTATGGCTTTACAGCATATCTTTCTGTTGGTTAAATGTGGATTACAGGTGTCTGTCACAGCGCGAGACGATGTACCACAATTTGGCCCTCCCCTCCCGAACCCTCCAGTTTTCAAAAAGGTAAATAAGGACGCATACTCAGCTGTTCTGATGATTTTATGCCAGCATCATTTCTGAATGCTGTTTACCTTGTCACTGCATTTGCTGTCTCACTGTGTCCAACCACAGGGTCCAGAATTTCGAGAGTTTCTGCTGACCAAGCTGATCAATGCAGAGCTGGCTTGCTATCGGTCAGACCGATTTGCCAAGCTTGAGGTAGGCATAAAAAGGACAATAGCTTTGTATTTTTGAGCTAACGTTGGCTATCTACAGTTGGTATGAAATTTCTGCATGGATGTTTTTACCTGAATGActttgttactgtgtgtgtaggcgtgtgtgcatgcatttgtatATATTTCACCAATATGcatttgcttgtgtgtgtgtgtgtgtgtgtgtgtgtgtgtgtgtgtgtgtgtatgttccttaGGAGAGAACACGAGCAGCATTGCTGGATAACCTCCATAATGAGTTGCACAGGCAGACTCAGGCCATGCTGGGTCATCCGCTCGGTAGTGAGGAGGAGCGCATGGAGAATGGAGGACATGGAGGAATACTGGAATCTATTAAGGTGCATATTCAAACAAGGTCAtttcatttaaccccttaaaactgaatgcttattatttacttattaatattaaggATTCCTTTGACATAAAgtctatgaattgttcagtaaccactatgaattaatcagtaaacattatgaattattcagtaaccactatgaaatattcagtaaatattaTAAATCAATCAGtgaccattatgaattattccatgaccattatgaattattcagtaaccactatgaattactctgTAACTATTagaatttattcagtaactattttaaattatttagtaaccactatgaattacacAGTAACTACTATGTATTGTTTACCTACTATTAATTACTCTTTAACTATTATAATTTATCCAGTAACTATTATGCATTTTCTGAACTACTGAACTTTGAATTATGCAGTAATCACTATAATTATTTTGTAACCACTCTGGATTACTTTGTaactataaaaaatattctgtaactattcattatttagtaaccactatgaCTTACTCTGTAACTATTATAATTTAAATTAGCtgaattattattgaattattttgtattattatatgtattaatcAGTTACCACTTTAAATTACACAGttactactattaattatttaggaACCCCTATGAATTACTCTGCAACTATAATAACTGAGTAAATTGCACATAATCTACTATTAATTCTTCAGATATTTCTATGAATAATTTACTATTATGAATTATGTGGTAATTAGTATGgattcatatttattatttagtaacaacGATTTACCTATTTTGTATGTTACgctttaaaataatgttttatatatatatagagacaACTCAAGAAAATAAGAAGTCATCAGATCTTtagtgtttaaggggttaaaacagTCATCATGGTCTTTCAGGTCTCTGTCAGGCTTAACCAGGGAAACTGTGCTTCTGGTATTCTCAGCTGTTTTGTGTTGTACTTGACAAACTGCATCAGTTCAGTTCTGAAAGAAAAGTGACAGAGGTTTCCTCCTCTTTCCCTCGGTCACTCTCTCAGCGGGCAATGCGTGTGCGCAGTCACTCCATGGACACGATGGTGGGCTCTCAAAAACACAGCCGCTCCTCCGCAGGGGGAGGGGGAGTGCCCACCAGTCTGAGTGGAGCGGGCCTCACCCATAGCAGCGCTGAGTGCAATAAAACCTCGGTGAGCACCACATGCCAAAGATCTTAGCACAGTCATACACACATGGAGAAGAAGGAAGTGATTTATCATTGTGAGGGATGGGACAGTTGGACAGTTTTGGATATTCAGGATATCAGTGACCACAATaatgatgtttattttttaaataaggcCACATTCACAAGGGCATTTTGttacaaaacatttatttatttatttattcattcatttatttatttggaatCATGAGAAACTCTATCAAATGCTTGTAAGTGAAAACAGCTGCTGTTCTTTTTAGAAAAAGGAAATGAAAGGATTCACCAGGAGCTGTCCTAATTAGAGTCAGGCTAACCCTAGTGGTATAAATCATGTTTGGTGCACTGTAGacttttattcaaattaaaacattatttctttgttttattataccatttttttcaaatattgTTTGGTTTTCAGGGCTCTCAGCCCTGCATAAAAGCAGTGTATTTTTCTTTATCTCTTAGCTGTTATAACTGCTTATGCACAAATGCACAGTTCTTGTTCTTGTTCTCGAACTTGGCCGTTGTCATGAGTTGAAGATGGTGCTGTCAGCCAATTAGCAATTCTAACACATCATTTTCCTGCCATTATTGCATGGTCAGACACATTAATTCACAACTTGTGTCACTGGCTCTACTTTTGCTGCTGTTCATGAATCATGAAGCAGATGGCGAAGCAaattaaattccaaataaattAATATGCTCAAATGGCTCTCTCATCTCCATGATCCTAATAGATCTTTAGAATTGGACTATAGAGCCCTGAATGTGTTTGATAAGTAGTTGGTGTAGTTTAGTAAATAAAGTAAGACTGTTGTTCGATTCGCCACCAagtaagagtctttgggcaagactcctaacaatACAATAATCACATGATAAAACTGTCACTCCGGATAACAGCATCTGCCCAATCCCTTCAGTGTAACCAGATGTTAGCTTAGCAGTGCTCCTCCATAGATGTGTATTTTCAACAGACACCAAAATGTGCTTGTGAAAATGGCCTTAACATGATatgattaaaaaatgttttaaaatactaCCACTGATATCATATCTATAGATTATATGCCACAAAAATacaatttacataaatatgaaaTCATCACCATCAATACTACTGTTTACTGTTCATATTGCAGAGGAACTGTAGCAATAGGTTACAgtaatgtttttactgtatacACATACatgatatacagtactgtgcaaatgtttaAGACCTAAgcacacaatttaaaaccatttatctTATCAGTAAGATTGTCATAGCTAGTAAAAGCACCTTATAACATTAACCTTTTAACAATCACACTAAGAAACACATTTGCAGCCAGTCAGCTGACTTCCCAATTAGGGTAATTCTAGGCATGAACTAGTACATattacagaacagtcactgtaatacaatataacaaaaatataatGAATTAAGTAAACTTTGCTAAATAAAACATAGATAAATGTTACCATCCCTTCAATTACCACTTCATATACTTGTACCTTGTCCTTTGTACAAGTATATGAAGTGGTAACTGAAGCGATGgtaacatttatttatgttttatttagcaAAGTTTACTTAATTCATTATATTTTTGTTCTATTGTATTACAGTGACTGTTTTGTAATACATATTAGTTCATGCCTAaaattaccctaactgggcaagtcaactGACTGGCTGCAAATGTGTTTCTTAGTGTGATCAGTACTAGCATATGATGTATACagctacctacctatctagatAGCTGTAGCTATAGCCTAGCTATCAAatgcactgtgttctctgacggtaaaacacatacaaaatTCACACAATTCAGTCTAGCAAGAGAAATGGAAATATAAGCTTGTGCAATGTTTAGGTTGAGCTAACATTATGATCAAATGTTTTCcccctaactgggcaactcaactgAGTGATCACATGTGCTTTTCAGGGTAATACAGAGATACATTTCATTGTCACATTTCGTGCCATTCAACAAAAATATAATTGGTAAGGGGGCATATAACATAAGATTCAGTATTTTTCCATGTAACTTGAGGTAAATGTCTGAAGAGCCACATTACAGAAATACTATTCTGTGTTTTTCTCAGCTTTTAGACAATGATATCCTTCTATGACATTACCACCCAGTGGATCTTATCAGCATTACACACTCTATTCAATGAGGGGAATATGGTGAAACAGCCAAGTTAATCATCAAGTGAATCAAAGGTCTACACTGCCTGTTCATGAGTTAACATAGTCCCAACATATTATGCCAGTAAATTGATATTTTGTAAGCTAGTCTGAAGAAGATTTGGTTCAGGATTAGTTGTGGTAGAACAAAAACacctgcacagtactgtattatTAAACTGGAAactcatttttctctttcttagtGTGTATTCTCAAACACATGCATGGTTTTGTAAGATTGACTATGCCGCTGCCTTTCGTGTTGTTCGTCTCTTAGTCCCCATCATCATCTACCACTAAGTCTCCTCTGAAGAGTCCAGTGAAGAGGCGCTCGGGACTCTTCCCCCGACTGCACACTAGCATGGATGGGCAGTCCGAACGCTCAACGCGAAGGTCAGACTTACAAAAACACTTCAGAAAGAGTCACTACCTCAGTCCTCACACTGTCTCTTTTTGGAAAGTGTTTGTAATTCCTACACCTAGTCAAAATCTAGAATGTAGTCAGGGAATGTTTTTTCTCATGCTATCTCAAACAGGTGCACTGACAAATGGCTGTATACAAACAAAGTTTCACATATTTTGTGAGAAAGAAAACTGCTGAGTCACTGGCTATGTTATCTTCACATTACTCTAGCATGCTGTGTGATCAGAGGAGTCTGGACAGCGGTCATCTCTCGCAGGAGGTGAGGTCTGAGACGTCCTCAAACCCCAGTTCTCCAGAGATCTGCCTGAGTAAAGACAGGTActgtcacactctcacacatgcaCTGTCCTAGACTCCTACCGGTGTGTATAATTTATGGTAGAGTTTCCCGCAGTGTTAGGTGGATAATATGTCAAACAGTTTCAGTACTGTGTCAAAAGGCTTCTGAGAAAGTAAAATTGATCTGAAAAGCAAATTCTATCAAATTAAATCCAACATGAGatgaacaacaacacacaacagagtCCTCTGTGTCATTTTTTATTGAACAAAAACTAGGCCAGAATTCAGAAGCAGTGTGTGAAGGAATTAAGAGGGTAGGTAGCAGCTGGGTGCTGCTAATCAAATGCCCTTGATTAATTGAGCATTAGAACCTCCATAAAAGCAGACATTTTAGCAGTTTGCTGGTCTGGAGCAttctgtctgaatgtgtgttaATACAGTGCCAAGGAGGACAGACATCAGAAATCAGCTTAGAGAAGCAATTGTTGCTGCCCATCAATCTGGGAAGAGTTAGATGGCCATTTTCAAACAATTTGAGGTGTATCATTCTACAGTGAGAGAGATTATTCACAAGTAAAACATATTCAAGACAGTTGCCAATCTTCCCAGGAGTGGACATCCCAACAAATTCATCCCAAGGTCAAAGCGTGCAATACTCAGAGAAACCCTGCAAAGAACCCTAAGAGCTACATCTTAGACTATACAGTTTAAATTCATGATAGTACAATTAATAATAGACTGAACAATTAGCTTGTTTGAGAGGGATTGCATCTTCTCTGTGGCAACACAGTTTAAACTTCTTAACACAGCTAcaagacttctggaacaatgtccTTTGAACAGACAAGACCAAAGTGGAGATGTGTAGCCATACGGCACAGCGCCAAACACTGCATATCTACATAAACACCTCATACCATCTGTCAAGCACAGTGGTGGAGGAGTGATGattttgggcttgtgttgcagccacaGAAACCAACCTGGGCACGTGGCAGTCATTAAGTCAACCATTAACTCCTCTGTATACCAAATTTCTGTAGAGTCAAATGTGAGACCATCTATCCAACATCTAAAGCTGGCCCGAAATATGTAAACATATTtgcatacaaaataataataatttcacaaTATAGCATAAATCtctctatttttctttttcaccaGGCCAACTCTGAAGCTAAAGGACTGCAGTGGAAGGCCAGTTATTTCTCGCTCATCCTCCAGCACTAGTAGTTTCAGCAGCGCTGCTggagacacagacacactggaGGAAGGAGACCCTgtaagtgtgtgggtgtgggcgTGAGCAGAGTTTACATCAGCTGGTTGACGTTGGAAATAGAAACTCTGCATGAGACTGTGACACATGGCACATTTTAAACAGATACTTATTCCGTACAGCCGTTATCAGGATCTTCATGGAAGAGCAATGGTAGAACAGAAAAggctggggtttttttttaaggtgttGATAAACAAtgtgtcatttttctttttatctctaGAACAATCTCCAAGTTTCCCCTACTTTCTCACCTGTGGGTAGTTCCTCTCTGGGTGTGGAAGGTCAGAGTGTTGGAACTCCTGTTATTATGTGCCGCAGTCCCACAGGTAATGAATTGCATGAATGAAAGGCTATACAGTATAAATAGAcagaccaatcagccataagattaagaccactgacaggtaaagtgagTAACATAGCTCTTTATAATGCCATTTGGCCAAGATATACATATTACACAGCAagcaaacagtcagttcttaaggTTTATGTGTTGAAAGCAAGAAGTGTAAGAACCTGAGCCACCTTGACAAGACCTaaattatgatggctagacaactggctcagaacatctccaaaacatcaggcatgtcttctgtttttcttctgGAATGCAGTGGatggtacctaccaaaagtggtcaaaTGAAGGGACAACACTACAAACATTCATGGTTCCCAAGGctcattaatgtgtgtgtggggcgaAGGCCAGCTCACCTGGTctgatcccacagaagagctacttcAGCACAAACTGCTAAAGAAGTTAAAATTAGCTATGACAGAAAGGTGTCAGAACACACAGTACATTACAACTTCCAATGTAGCCACAGACCGATTAAGGCGCCCATGTATGCCTTGTATGCCACCGAAATGTGCGCCTAAAATGGGCATGTAAGCATCAGAACTACACCATTAAGTGATGGAAGAAGGTGTCTTGGTCTGAAGAAtcactttttttaaaccacGTGGACATCAGAGTGCGACACTTAACTGGTGATCGAGTGCTCTTGGATGCACTGTGGGAGGAAGGCAAGCCAGAGGAGGCCAGTGTGATCCTTTCGGGGATCCATGTGGATGTTGCTTACAGACATACCTCCTAACTCAACACTGTTGAGGCCCAACTACACCCCCTCATGGCAGCAGTATTCCATAATGGCATTGGCTTTTGTCAGGTGGTTAATGTACCCTGCCATGATGCAAAGAATTGTTCAGGAATGGTT
This sequence is a window from Salminus brasiliensis chromosome 18, fSalBra1.hap2, whole genome shotgun sequence. Protein-coding genes within it:
- the rap1gap2b gene encoding rap1 GTPase-activating protein 2b isoform X4, whose translation is MPRRPWKQELLTISNVPLADSPPSPPRTAPPAMKTAQFFDSLEKMEQVSEVDEMRPGPQRVKDDYIPYPSIEQVLQQGAPYPQVILPQFGGYWIEDCEAPAITPNSWENTCYYEEDGEGVNPGGEFGYRLESNYAIRAYRKHFLGREHLNFYCTASNHGNLILSLRQEETKDQEYLHIILRTPSKTIYDRISLTGLTELPSVPQSAKLLCEDIVGLRFSPVLYPRGSQLIVSYDEHEVNNTFKFGVIYQKFGQTSEEELFGNSEETPAFTEFLQVLGDCVELQNFKGFRGGLDVCHGQTGSQSVYTVFREQELMFHVSTKLPYTEGDTQQLQRKRHIGNDIVAAVFQEEATPFVPDMIASNFLHAYILVQVENPGTENTTYKVSVTARDDVPQFGPPLPNPPVFKKGPEFREFLLTKLINAELACYRSDRFAKLEERTRAALLDNLHNELHRQTQAMLGHPLGSEEERMENGGHGGILESIKRAMRVRSHSMDTMVGSQKHSRSSAGGGGVPTSLSGAGLTHSSAECNKTSSPSSSTTKSPLKSPVKRRSGLFPRLHTSMDGQSERSTRSMLCDQRSLDSGHLSQEVRSETSSNPSSPEICLSKDRPTLKLKDCSGRPVISRSSSSTSSFSSAAGDTDTLEEGDPNNLQVSPTFSPVGSSSLGVEGQSVGTPVIMCRSPTDFKNRNSPRSNLKFRFDKLSNTTAGH
- the rap1gap2b gene encoding rap1 GTPase-activating protein 2b isoform X2, whose protein sequence is MSELRSRVRCRRAGIRAAAALIGLLHRSRRQRERERLRARDGQWKQELLTISNVPLADSPPSPPRTAPPAMKTAQFFDSLEKMEDDYIPYPSIEQVLQQGAPYPQVILPQFGGYWIEDCEAPAITPNSWENTCYYEEDGEGVNPGGEFGYRLESNYAIRAYRKHFLGREHLNFYCTASNHGNLILSLRQEETKDQEYLHIILRTPSKTIYDRISLTGLTELPSVPQSAKLLCEDIVGLRFSPVLYPRGSQLIVSYDEHEVNNTFKFGVIYQKFGQTSEEELFGNSEETPAFTEFLQVLGDCVELQNFKGFRGGLDVCHGQTGSQSVYTVFREQELMFHVSTKLPYTEGDTQQLQRKRHIGNDIVAAVFQEEATPFVPDMIASNFLHAYILVQVENPGTENTTYKVSVTARDDVPQFGPPLPNPPVFKKGPEFREFLLTKLINAELACYRSDRFAKLEERTRAALLDNLHNELHRQTQAMLGHPLGSEEERMENGGHGGILESIKRAMRVRSHSMDTMVGSQKHSRSSAGGGGVPTSLSGAGLTHSSAECNKTSSPSSSTTKSPLKSPVKRRSGLFPRLHTSMDGQSERSTRSMLCDQRSLDSGHLSQEVRSETSSNPSSPEICLSKDRPTLKLKDCSGRPVISRSSSSTSSFSSAAGDTDTLEEGDPNNLQVSPTFSPVGSSSLGVEGQSVGTPVIMCRSPTDFKNRNSPRSNLKFRFDKLSNTTAGH
- the rap1gap2b gene encoding rap1 GTPase-activating protein 2b isoform X1; the encoded protein is MSELRSRVRCRRAGIRAAAALIGLLHRSRRQRERERLRARDGQWKQELLTISNVPLADSPPSPPRTAPPAMKTAQFFDSLEKMEQVSEVDEMRPGPQRVKDDYIPYPSIEQVLQQGAPYPQVILPQFGGYWIEDCEAPAITPNSWENTCYYEEDGEGVNPGGEFGYRLESNYAIRAYRKHFLGREHLNFYCTASNHGNLILSLRQEETKDQEYLHIILRTPSKTIYDRISLTGLTELPSVPQSAKLLCEDIVGLRFSPVLYPRGSQLIVSYDEHEVNNTFKFGVIYQKFGQTSEEELFGNSEETPAFTEFLQVLGDCVELQNFKGFRGGLDVCHGQTGSQSVYTVFREQELMFHVSTKLPYTEGDTQQLQRKRHIGNDIVAAVFQEEATPFVPDMIASNFLHAYILVQVENPGTENTTYKVSVTARDDVPQFGPPLPNPPVFKKGPEFREFLLTKLINAELACYRSDRFAKLEERTRAALLDNLHNELHRQTQAMLGHPLGSEEERMENGGHGGILESIKRAMRVRSHSMDTMVGSQKHSRSSAGGGGVPTSLSGAGLTHSSAECNKTSSPSSSTTKSPLKSPVKRRSGLFPRLHTSMDGQSERSTRSMLCDQRSLDSGHLSQEVRSETSSNPSSPEICLSKDRPTLKLKDCSGRPVISRSSSSTSSFSSAAGDTDTLEEGDPNNLQVSPTFSPVGSSSLGVEGQSVGTPVIMCRSPTDFKNRNSPRSNLKFRFDKLSNTTAGH
- the rap1gap2b gene encoding rap1 GTPase-activating protein 2b isoform X3, yielding MLRRKRSVSFGGFGWIDKSTVTALRTRKQELLTISNVPLADSPPSPPRTAPPAMKTAQFFDSLEKMEQVSEVDEMRPGPQRVKDDYIPYPSIEQVLQQGAPYPQVILPQFGGYWIEDCEAPAITPNSWENTCYYEEDGEGVNPGGEFGYRLESNYAIRAYRKHFLGREHLNFYCTASNHGNLILSLRQEETKDQEYLHIILRTPSKTIYDRISLTGLTELPSVPQSAKLLCEDIVGLRFSPVLYPRGSQLIVSYDEHEVNNTFKFGVIYQKFGQTSEEELFGNSEETPAFTEFLQVLGDCVELQNFKGFRGGLDVCHGQTGSQSVYTVFREQELMFHVSTKLPYTEGDTQQLQRKRHIGNDIVAAVFQEEATPFVPDMIASNFLHAYILVQVENPGTENTTYKVSVTARDDVPQFGPPLPNPPVFKKGPEFREFLLTKLINAELACYRSDRFAKLEERTRAALLDNLHNELHRQTQAMLGHPLGSEEERMENGGHGGILESIKRAMRVRSHSMDTMVGSQKHSRSSAGGGGVPTSLSGAGLTHSSAECNKTSSPSSSTTKSPLKSPVKRRSGLFPRLHTSMDGQSERSTRSMLCDQRSLDSGHLSQEVRSETSSNPSSPEICLSKDRPTLKLKDCSGRPVISRSSSSTSSFSSAAGDTDTLEEGDPNNLQVSPTFSPVGSSSLGVEGQSVGTPVIMCRSPTDFKNRNSPRSNLKFRFDKLSNTTAGH